One Patescibacteria group bacterium genomic region harbors:
- a CDS encoding ATP-dependent Clp protease proteolytic subunit, producing MPSPQAINLIPSVIEKSFDGERVYDIYSRLLKDRIIFLGTTIDDMVANSIIAQLLFLESQDAKQDVTLYIHSPGGYVTAGLAIYDTMQYIKCDVSTVVIGTAASMAALLLAGGATGKRYSLPNAEIMIHQPLGGAEGQASDIKIRAEHILRTRDRLNKILAKHTQQELKRIEVDTDRDKFMSAEEAKKYGIIDKVIT from the coding sequence ATGCCATCACCCCAAGCAATTAACCTAATACCGTCAGTTATTGAAAAATCCTTTGACGGTGAACGCGTCTATGATATTTATTCACGCCTACTAAAAGATCGCATTATATTTCTCGGTACCACCATTGACGATATGGTGGCCAATAGCATTATTGCTCAATTATTATTCTTAGAATCACAAGATGCCAAGCAAGACGTTACCTTATATATCCACTCACCCGGTGGTTATGTCACAGCTGGTTTGGCTATCTACGATACCATGCAGTACATAAAATGCGATGTCTCTACTGTGGTGATTGGTACGGCCGCTTCCATGGCCGCTTTACTCTTAGCTGGTGGTGCGACAGGTAAACGTTATTCCTTACCAAATGCCGAAATAATGATTCATCAACCATTGGGTGGGGCTGAAGGGCAGGCCTCCGACATAAAGATTCGCGCTGAACATATTTTGCGCACGCGCGATCGTCTAAACAAGATTTTAGCTAAACACACACAGCAAGAATTGAAACGAATCGAGGTTGATACTGATCGGGATAAGTTCATGAGCGCCGAAGAAGCCAAGAAATACGGCATTATTGACAAAGTGATTACTTAG
- a CDS encoding TIGR00282 family metallophosphoesterase translates to MEPLRLLYIGDVVGKAGRRAVQTLVPSLRHELKLDAVFMNAENMAHGNGVSHTTVEDMLTAGVTFFTSGNHVFDNKDGVEYLKRSDSKVLRPANYPAVAPGRGHTVIEIGTKKVLLINLAGQVFMPQQVDSPFYCLDNILKQYKLDDLAAVIVDVHAEATSEKQALAWYADGRASLVVGTHTHVPTADLRILTHGTGLVCDLGSVAAADSVIGADKHKVLQRFLTQTPIALSPAETGEVIFNSVYIEIDPTTKHTVQLQRVDRILPA, encoded by the coding sequence ATGGAGCCATTACGTTTACTCTATATCGGTGATGTCGTTGGCAAGGCCGGTCGTCGCGCCGTTCAGACATTAGTGCCGAGCTTACGTCATGAACTCAAACTTGATGCTGTATTCATGAATGCCGAAAATATGGCGCACGGTAATGGTGTGTCACATACCACAGTTGAAGACATGTTGACCGCTGGCGTAACTTTTTTTACGTCTGGTAATCATGTGTTTGATAATAAAGATGGGGTAGAATATTTGAAACGATCCGATAGTAAAGTGTTACGCCCGGCCAATTATCCAGCAGTGGCTCCAGGACGAGGACATACTGTCATTGAAATAGGCACTAAAAAAGTTTTGTTAATTAACCTGGCCGGACAAGTGTTTATGCCCCAACAAGTTGATAGCCCGTTTTATTGTCTGGATAATATTCTCAAACAATATAAATTAGATGATCTAGCCGCCGTGATTGTTGATGTTCATGCTGAAGCCACCAGTGAAAAACAAGCTCTGGCCTGGTATGCCGATGGTCGCGCCTCACTGGTAGTTGGTACTCATACTCACGTACCAACGGCCGATCTCCGTATTTTAACGCACGGCACTGGTCTGGTGTGTGATCTTGGTTCAGTCGCCGCAGCTGATTCAGTGATTGGAGCCGATAAACATAAAGTGCTACAAAGATTCTTAACCCAAACACCCATTGCTCTTAGTCCAGCTGAAACCGGCGAGGTTATTTTTAATTCGGTCTATATTGAAATCGATCCTACCACAAAACACACTGTACAATTACAACGGGTTGATCGTATACTACCGGCATGA
- a CDS encoding HU family DNA-binding protein yields the protein MKKLALITLVAEKARVNRKTAEEVVDALLATITEQIKQGEEVALTGFGHFSSRLRSARLGVDPLHPTQKIHMPAVLVVKFKAGKALKDALKK from the coding sequence ATGAAAAAACTTGCCTTGATTACATTGGTAGCCGAAAAAGCCCGAGTTAATAGAAAAACCGCCGAGGAGGTGGTCGATGCGTTACTGGCTACCATCACAGAACAAATCAAACAAGGTGAAGAAGTCGCTCTCACCGGTTTTGGTCATTTCTCATCTCGTCTCCGCTCCGCTCGCTTAGGTGTTGATCCGTTACATCCTACTCAAAAAATCCACATGCCAGCCGTACTGGTGGTTAAATTCAAAGCCGGCAAGGCTTTAAAAGACGCGCTGAAAAAGTAG
- a CDS encoding BrnT family toxin, whose product MFTDIIGFQWDDGNLEKNWLKHHITNAEAEQVLFNKPLVIAEDQIHSSTQEQRWVALGQTNTKEFLTIIFTIRKQYIRIISARSMSKKERNAYEKNT is encoded by the coding sequence ATGTTTACTGATATTATCGGGTTTCAATGGGATGATGGTAACCTTGAGAAAAACTGGTTAAAACACCATATTACCAACGCTGAAGCCGAACAAGTGCTTTTTAACAAACCGCTAGTGATAGCAGAAGATCAAATTCATTCCAGTACACAAGAACAACGATGGGTCGCTCTCGGCCAAACAAATACCAAAGAATTTTTAACCATTATTTTTACTATTAGAAAGCAATATATTCGCATTATCTCAGCTCGATCAATGTCTAAAAAAGAACGAAACGCCTATGAAAAAAATACCTAA
- the rny gene encoding ribonuclease Y gives MSLSILGPIILGLIVFVVAVVVGGLIGYWYRKQVAAKTTSSAEAKAETIMQDAKQKAQSFLLEAKDKGLKILDDSKREENERRQEVTAAQRRLEKRESMFDEKLLDLENKHTKLQDKAKELEKLKEDINTVKTEQVARLEKVAGMNRAQAVQLLEKRVEEQSKEALLSRLRKMEEQGSEELERKANELMSVIIQRCSTSHATDTTTTSVHLTSDDMKGRIIGKEGRNIKRIEELTGVEILIDDTPQTIVVSGFSPIRRHLAKRALEMLMEDGRIHPARIEDCVERAKRDLAIDIKKAGEDALYEVGVTGFDPKLVSILGRLKYRTSFGQNVLRHSIEVSFLAAMLAEHLGADVNVARKGGLLHDIGKSVDHEVQGTHPEIGRDIAKKFGLTDAVIAPILYHHDDYPPTLEAVIVKAADAISGSRPGARKDTYENYIQRLEELENVALTFPGIDKVYAIQAGREVRVFVRPDQVDDYTANKLARDIALKIEQELKYPGEIRVTVIRETRVVEYAR, from the coding sequence ATGTCCCTATCCATACTGGGCCCAATTATTCTGGGTCTAATAGTGTTCGTGGTGGCCGTTGTTGTTGGCGGCCTAATCGGTTACTGGTACCGTAAACAAGTAGCCGCTAAAACAACTAGCTCGGCCGAGGCCAAGGCTGAAACTATCATGCAAGACGCTAAACAAAAGGCGCAGTCTTTTTTGTTAGAGGCTAAAGATAAAGGCTTGAAAATTTTAGATGATTCCAAGCGCGAAGAAAATGAGCGCCGTCAAGAAGTGACCGCTGCCCAACGCCGCCTGGAGAAACGTGAAAGCATGTTTGATGAAAAACTGTTGGATTTAGAAAATAAACACACCAAATTACAAGATAAAGCCAAAGAATTGGAAAAACTCAAAGAAGATATCAATACTGTTAAAACCGAACAAGTGGCCCGCTTAGAAAAAGTGGCCGGAATGAATCGGGCTCAGGCGGTACAACTACTGGAAAAACGCGTGGAAGAGCAATCTAAAGAAGCCTTATTATCGCGTTTACGTAAAATGGAAGAACAGGGTAGTGAGGAACTGGAGCGTAAAGCCAATGAACTAATGTCGGTGATTATCCAACGCTGTTCTACCAGTCATGCCACCGACACAACGACTACCTCAGTTCATCTTACTAGTGACGATATGAAGGGACGCATCATTGGTAAAGAAGGGCGCAATATTAAACGCATCGAGGAATTAACCGGCGTAGAGATATTAATCGATGATACCCCGCAAACTATTGTTGTCTCTGGCTTTTCCCCAATTCGTCGCCATCTAGCCAAGCGCGCTTTGGAAATGCTGATGGAAGACGGTCGTATTCATCCGGCTAGAATTGAAGACTGCGTCGAACGAGCCAAACGAGATTTAGCTATCGATATTAAAAAGGCTGGTGAAGATGCTTTATATGAAGTCGGTGTAACTGGCTTCGATCCAAAATTGGTATCTATTTTAGGCCGTTTAAAATATCGCACATCTTTTGGACAAAATGTGTTACGCCATTCAATTGAAGTGTCTTTTTTAGCTGCGATGTTAGCCGAACATCTTGGCGCTGATGTCAATGTGGCACGTAAAGGTGGTTTGTTGCATGATATTGGTAAATCAGTTGATCATGAAGTGCAGGGAACCCATCCTGAAATCGGTCGTGATATTGCCAAAAAATTTGGTCTCACTGATGCGGTTATTGCACCAATTCTCTATCACCACGATGATTATCCACCCACTCTTGAGGCTGTGATTGTGAAAGCCGCTGATGCTATTTCTGGTTCGCGCCCCGGTGCCCGTAAAGATACTTATGAAAATTATATCCAACGTTTGGAAGAACTAGAAAATGTCGCTTTAACTTTCCCTGGTATTGATAAAGTGTATGCTATTCAAGCTGGTCGAGAAGTGCGCGTGTTTGTACGCCCAGATCAAGTGGATGATTACACCGCCAATAAATTAGCCCGTGATATTGCTCTAAAAATTGAGCAAGAACTCAAATACCCCGGTGAAATCCGTGTGACAGTAATTCGTGAAACCAGAGTGGTTGAATACGCTCGTTAA
- a CDS encoding DHH family phosphoesterase, whose product MFNAIHTEIITALQQANHVLIISHRKPDGDTIGAGLAIRHYCHSLNKPVQNYCLDPAADYFHFLPEANTLGPQNNVWLDKSIDVIVVVDAGDLGYAGVAEQIAGLPQKYTLINIDHHVTNTNFGQINLVASTASSACEVVYHLLESVRAIDHTIATCLLTGLITDTGNLTNLATTASAVQVASRLVSKGANLAHITKQALNHRTYTTLKLWGRALQRLHEDAKTGMVVTTLTLEDLLDCQADDEDISGISNFLNGLDQSADKAILVLVQTAPDVIKGSLRTTNPLLDVTEFAKLYGGGGHKKAAGFTTSGTLTLTPTGYAITPSN is encoded by the coding sequence ATGTTTAACGCCATCCACACTGAAATTATTACAGCACTACAACAAGCCAACCATGTGTTGATTATCTCGCATCGCAAACCGGATGGAGATACGATTGGGGCCGGTCTGGCTATTCGTCATTACTGTCACTCCCTAAATAAACCGGTCCAAAACTATTGTCTTGATCCAGCGGCTGATTATTTTCATTTTTTGCCCGAAGCCAATACTTTAGGCCCACAAAATAATGTCTGGCTAGATAAATCTATTGATGTAATTGTAGTAGTTGATGCTGGTGATTTAGGTTACGCTGGTGTCGCCGAACAGATTGCCGGACTACCTCAGAAATATACTTTAATAAATATTGATCACCATGTTACCAATACTAACTTTGGTCAAATAAATTTAGTTGCTAGTACGGCTTCCTCAGCTTGTGAGGTGGTTTATCATCTTTTAGAAAGTGTCCGTGCGATTGACCATACCATTGCCACTTGTTTGCTAACTGGATTAATTACTGACACAGGAAATTTAACCAATCTTGCTACAACTGCTAGTGCGGTACAAGTCGCTTCGAGGCTTGTTTCTAAAGGAGCTAATCTAGCACACATTACAAAACAGGCTTTGAACCATCGTACCTATACCACCCTAAAATTATGGGGCAGGGCTCTCCAACGTCTACATGAAGATGCAAAAACAGGCATGGTTGTAACAACGTTGACTTTAGAAGATTTACTTGACTGCCAAGCTGATGATGAAGACATCTCGGGCATCTCCAATTTTTTAAATGGCCTGGATCAATCTGCTGATAAGGCCATATTGGTACTTGTCCAAACGGCGCCTGATGTGATTAAAGGTAGTTTGCGCACCACTAATCCTTTACTCGACGTGACTGAGTTTGCTAAGCTCTATGGTGGTGGCGGCCATAAAAAAGCGGCCGGCTTCACCACTAGCGGAACGTTAACATTAACTCCAACTGGTTATGCCATCACCCCAAGCAATTAA
- a CDS encoding BrnA antitoxin family protein — protein MKKIPNFKTEDQERDFWSDHDATDYFKIDQAKSVRFPNLKPSTETIALRLPVFLLEEIKLLAHKEDVPYQSLMKHMLFEKTKEQVRTR, from the coding sequence ATGAAAAAAATACCTAATTTTAAAACTGAAGATCAAGAACGTGATTTTTGGAGTGACCACGATGCCACTGATTATTTCAAAATCGATCAGGCTAAATCGGTTCGGTTTCCAAACCTAAAACCATCCACAGAAACAATTGCTTTGCGGTTACCAGTCTTTTTACTGGAAGAAATCAAATTATTGGCTCATAAAGAAGATGTGCCCTATCAATCATTGATGAAACACATGTTGTTTGAAAAAACCAAAGAACAAGTTCGGACACGTTAA